One genomic region from Parerythrobacter aestuarii encodes:
- a CDS encoding EAL domain-containing protein: protein MNLLDPQLARVLDHSPDLAAAIGRGEIETVYQPQYGLPAEQVIGAEALARWQHPDLGEIGAGPLFAIAAEQGARIRLSQHIVDNAFAEFARWPGQFRLSVNVLPEEVAAPDFAPAFLARVNASGIDPRRLTLEITEEVLLGELARVAVSLDTLREAGLRIALDDFGAGFCNFRYLKILPLDYLKLDRSMVDGIAADARDLAVLRGIIAMASALDLRVIAEGIETERQLAIVTQEGCDTFQGFLRAAPMPAERFRALLEDQLAV from the coding sequence ATGAACCTCCTCGACCCACAGCTGGCCCGTGTGCTCGATCACTCACCTGATCTTGCCGCCGCGATCGGGCGTGGCGAGATCGAGACTGTGTATCAGCCTCAATATGGCTTGCCGGCCGAACAGGTGATCGGGGCTGAGGCGCTTGCCCGTTGGCAGCACCCTGACCTGGGCGAGATAGGTGCGGGACCTTTGTTCGCCATCGCGGCGGAACAGGGAGCCAGGATTCGCCTGTCGCAACATATTGTCGACAATGCCTTCGCGGAGTTCGCCCGTTGGCCGGGGCAATTCCGCCTGTCCGTCAATGTCCTGCCGGAGGAAGTGGCGGCACCAGACTTTGCACCTGCGTTTCTTGCCCGTGTGAACGCATCGGGCATTGATCCTCGCAGGCTCACGCTTGAGATAACCGAAGAAGTCCTGCTGGGAGAACTCGCACGAGTGGCTGTCTCGCTTGATACGCTGCGCGAAGCCGGCCTCAGGATCGCTCTCGACGATTTCGGTGCAGGATTCTGCAACTTCCGGTATCTCAAGATCCTGCCGCTGGACTATCTCAAGCTCGACCGCTCGATGGTCGACGGCATCGCCGCCGATGCGCGCGACCTTGCCGTGCTGCGCGGTATCATTGCAATGGCCAGCGCCCTGGACCTGCGTGTTATCGCCGAGGGGATCGAGACTGAACGGCAATTGGCGATTGTGACGCAGGAAGGATGCGACACTTTCCAGGGTTTCCTGCGCGCTGCGCCGATGCCAGCGGAGCGGTTTCGGGCCTTGCTTGAGGATCAGCTGGCGGTTTGA
- the mfd gene encoding transcription-repair coupling factor — MPDLSRILKADKQLTLASVARGAQPLVVSDLARAAKGRAVFIAPDEAAMHAVTEAAKYFAPELEVIEYPAWDCLPYDRASPALSVSAKRLAALHRLQAGKAGAQLLVTTVNAALQRALTPFRIRESVREFAVGTEIGMERLSALLRRQGYSRVDTVVDSGEYAIRGSIVDIFPSGLEQGLRLDFFGDELESLRLFDPSTQMSTEVIGSHLLLPASEALLDEDSIKRFRGRYRELFGAAATQDPLYEAVSDGRRLAGMEHWLPLFEDRLVTLFDHLGADDLVVVDGAATSAVEERLKDITDYRESRSNATGQAKGGYRPLDPQALYLAQDEWRDLLEQAPAHRTTLFAEPESETVVDFGFASARDFTPERGRGDNIYEVAAKHLKGLANQGKRPLLAAYSTGSRSRIASILSEAGCETKLADSWQEAIGLSAKGTPVALVLPVETGFANDQMELLTEQDLLGDRLVRRKKKRKDSDAFLAELQTLNRGDLVVHVEHGIGKYLGLEPIAVGKSQHDCVMLEYKGGDKLYIPVENIDVLSRYGSSEDAAMLDRLGGEAWQRRRAAMRERIREIAGELMKTAALRALRKAPVLATDESSFNQFVERFPWEETDDQDQAIADVLRDLESGKPMDRLVCGDVGFGKTEVALRAAFVAAMNGQQVAVVAPTTLLARQHFENFSERFAGFPLKVGRLSRLVPAKEVSDTREGLKNGDMDIVVGTHAILGKSTEFKNLGLVIVDEEQRFGVTHKEKLKQLRADVHMLTLTATPIPRTLQMAMTGLRELSTIQTPPVDRLAVRTYVMEWDDMVMREALLREHHRGGQSFIVVPRISDMEGVEQWLRDNVPEIKAISAHGQMGAGEIEKRMSAFYEGKYEVLLSTTIVESGLDLPNANTIIIHRADIFGLAQLYQLRGRVGRSKLRAYAYLTYAADTQLSEVAEKRLKVLGDLDSLGAGFQLASHDLDIRGAGNLLGDEQSGHIREVGFELYQSMLEEAILAAKAGDAGLLEDRDPLSPQITVDAPIMISEEYIPDLAVRMALYRRLNQAQDKAEIEALAAEMIDRFGPLPEATANLVRLIEIKHQAITANIAKIDVGAKGTLVTFHKDDFPDGPGLIAYVDRLKGTAKLRPDMKLVINRAWGDPQSRLNGLFQLTKGLSGVVRRYRKAQTAS; from the coding sequence ATGCCCGATCTCTCCCGCATCCTGAAAGCCGACAAGCAGCTTACCCTCGCTTCGGTCGCGCGCGGTGCGCAGCCGCTGGTGGTGAGCGATCTTGCCCGAGCAGCAAAGGGTCGAGCGGTATTCATCGCCCCAGACGAAGCAGCCATGCATGCCGTCACCGAGGCAGCCAAATACTTCGCACCCGAACTCGAGGTCATCGAGTATCCGGCCTGGGACTGCCTACCGTATGACCGCGCCAGCCCTGCGCTGAGCGTCAGCGCCAAGCGGCTCGCCGCACTGCATCGCCTGCAAGCGGGCAAGGCCGGCGCGCAATTGCTCGTCACCACCGTCAACGCTGCACTGCAACGAGCCCTGACACCGTTCCGTATCCGCGAGAGCGTGCGCGAATTTGCCGTCGGAACCGAGATCGGGATGGAGCGCCTTTCCGCCCTGCTCCGCCGTCAAGGTTATTCGCGCGTCGACACAGTGGTCGACAGCGGCGAATACGCCATTCGGGGCTCGATCGTCGATATTTTCCCCTCGGGTCTGGAGCAGGGACTGCGGCTCGATTTCTTCGGCGACGAGCTTGAGAGCCTGCGGTTGTTCGATCCCTCGACGCAAATGAGCACCGAGGTCATCGGATCGCACCTCCTGCTGCCCGCCAGTGAAGCCTTGCTCGACGAAGACAGCATCAAGCGATTTCGCGGGCGGTACCGCGAGCTGTTCGGTGCAGCGGCGACGCAGGACCCGCTCTACGAAGCTGTGAGTGATGGACGCCGTCTTGCCGGGATGGAGCACTGGCTGCCGCTGTTCGAAGACCGGCTAGTGACGCTGTTCGACCATCTCGGGGCAGATGACCTGGTAGTCGTCGATGGCGCCGCCACCAGCGCGGTCGAAGAACGTCTCAAGGATATCACCGACTATCGCGAAAGCCGTAGCAACGCGACCGGGCAGGCCAAAGGAGGCTATCGCCCGCTCGATCCGCAGGCGCTCTACCTGGCCCAAGACGAATGGCGAGACCTGCTGGAGCAGGCCCCGGCGCACCGCACCACCCTCTTTGCCGAGCCTGAAAGCGAAACCGTAGTCGACTTCGGGTTTGCCTCTGCGCGCGATTTCACGCCTGAACGCGGGCGCGGTGACAACATCTACGAAGTCGCTGCCAAACATCTCAAAGGACTGGCAAACCAGGGCAAGCGTCCGCTCCTTGCTGCCTATTCAACCGGCAGCCGCAGCCGCATCGCATCAATCCTCTCGGAGGCGGGTTGCGAAACCAAGTTGGCGGACAGCTGGCAGGAAGCAATTGGGCTGTCCGCCAAAGGTACACCTGTCGCGCTGGTCCTGCCGGTCGAGACCGGCTTTGCCAATGACCAGATGGAGTTGCTGACCGAGCAGGACCTGCTCGGCGACCGCCTTGTTCGCAGAAAGAAAAAACGCAAGGATTCCGATGCGTTCCTTGCCGAACTTCAAACATTGAACCGCGGTGACCTGGTGGTCCATGTCGAGCATGGGATCGGCAAGTACCTGGGTCTTGAGCCCATCGCCGTCGGCAAGAGCCAACACGACTGCGTGATGCTGGAATACAAGGGCGGTGACAAGCTCTACATCCCGGTCGAGAACATCGATGTCCTCAGTCGCTATGGCTCATCCGAAGATGCAGCGATGCTCGATCGCCTCGGCGGGGAAGCATGGCAAAGACGCCGCGCCGCCATGCGCGAGCGGATCCGCGAAATTGCCGGCGAGCTGATGAAGACCGCCGCACTCCGCGCCCTGCGCAAGGCTCCGGTGCTCGCAACCGACGAATCCTCCTTCAACCAGTTCGTCGAGCGCTTCCCGTGGGAAGAAACCGACGACCAGGACCAGGCCATCGCCGACGTCCTGCGCGACCTCGAGAGCGGCAAGCCAATGGACCGGCTCGTTTGCGGCGATGTCGGCTTCGGCAAGACCGAGGTGGCCCTGCGCGCTGCCTTCGTCGCCGCCATGAACGGGCAGCAAGTCGCCGTTGTAGCTCCTACGACCCTCCTGGCGCGCCAGCATTTCGAGAATTTCTCCGAACGTTTTGCCGGTTTCCCCCTCAAGGTTGGCCGCCTGAGCCGGCTCGTCCCGGCCAAGGAAGTCAGCGACACGCGCGAAGGCCTGAAGAACGGCGATATGGATATCGTCGTCGGCACTCATGCAATCCTGGGCAAATCGACCGAGTTCAAGAACCTCGGCCTCGTCATCGTCGACGAAGAACAGCGCTTCGGAGTGACCCACAAGGAGAAGCTCAAGCAATTGCGCGCGGATGTTCACATGCTGACGCTTACGGCAACTCCGATCCCACGCACGCTACAAATGGCGATGACAGGATTGCGAGAACTCTCCACAATCCAGACACCGCCGGTCGATCGCCTGGCGGTCCGGACCTACGTGATGGAATGGGACGACATGGTAATGCGCGAGGCCTTGCTGCGCGAACATCATCGCGGTGGGCAGAGCTTCATCGTCGTGCCTCGCATTTCCGACATGGAAGGCGTGGAACAATGGCTGCGAGACAATGTGCCAGAGATCAAGGCAATCTCGGCGCATGGCCAGATGGGCGCTGGCGAGATCGAAAAGCGCATGAGCGCCTTCTACGAGGGCAAGTACGAGGTGCTGCTCTCCACTACCATCGTCGAAAGCGGGCTCGACCTGCCCAATGCCAACACCATTATCATTCACCGCGCCGACATTTTCGGCCTCGCGCAGCTATATCAGCTCCGGGGGCGTGTTGGGCGCTCGAAGCTGCGCGCCTACGCTTATCTCACCTACGCCGCCGACACCCAGCTGAGCGAAGTCGCGGAGAAGCGGCTCAAGGTTCTGGGCGATCTCGATTCGCTGGGTGCCGGGTTCCAGCTCGCCAGCCACGATCTCGACATTCGCGGTGCCGGCAACCTGCTGGGCGACGAGCAGTCGGGCCATATCCGCGAGGTCGGGTTCGAACTTTACCAGTCGATGCTGGAGGAAGCGATCCTCGCCGCCAAGGCCGGTGACGCCGGGCTGCTTGAAGATCGCGATCCGCTCAGCCCGCAAATCACCGTCGACGCGCCGATCATGATTTCGGAGGAGTACATCCCTGACCTCGCTGTTCGCATGGCGCTTTATCGCCGCCTGAACCAGGCCCAGGATAAGGCCGAGATCGAAGCATTGGCGGCCGAGATGATCGATCGCTTCGGCCCCTTACCCGAAGCCACCGCGAACCTTGTCCGACTGATCGAGATCAAGCACCAGGCAATCACTGCAAATATCGCCAAGATCGATGTTGGCGCGAAGGGTACGCTGGTGACCTTCCATAAGGACGATTTCCCCGACGGTCCCGGCCTTATTGCCTATGTCGACAGGCTCAAAGGCACCGCCAAACTGCGCCCCGACATGAAACTGGTCATCAACCGGGCCTGGGGCGATCCGCAGAGCCGCCTCAATGGCCTGTTCCAGCTGACCAAGGGCCTGAGCGGCGTTGTGCGCAGGTATCGCAAGGCTCAAACCGCCAGCTGA
- a CDS encoding FAD assembly factor SdhE: MTDFSTRLARAKFRGWHRGTREADFMIGGFFDRYATGWSETELAWFEALLDEDDVDIMAWALGTQPVPDSFAGALMDAMRKLDYVDIPR, translated from the coding sequence ATGACCGACTTCAGCACCCGTCTCGCCCGGGCCAAGTTTCGCGGCTGGCATCGCGGCACACGCGAGGCCGATTTCATGATCGGCGGGTTCTTTGATCGCTATGCCACAGGCTGGAGCGAAACCGAGCTGGCATGGTTCGAAGCGTTGCTCGATGAAGATGACGTCGACATCATGGCGTGGGCGCTCGGCACACAACCGGTGCCGGATAGCTTTGCCGGTGCGCTGATGGATGCCATGCGCAAGCTCGATTACGTAGATATTCCACGCTGA
- the recG gene encoding ATP-dependent DNA helicase RecG has translation MRPDILNPLFAEVDTLDGVGPKLKKPLDKLGLTRVRDVAYHLPDRFVTRRAVQNLDEAGEGEQIVIALTATEHRPSRNNRGPHRVFAQDAIGNICALTYFGRASYTAKKLLPVGELRWVAGKLERYGDMLQIVHPDHVLEQGGESLQRLCEPVYALSEGLTQPKVASLVGQALGNLPRLPEWIEPGQFEKQQWPDWADALKLAHKSENALARDRLAYDELLANSLALMLVRADNRQRRGRALVGTGQLRNRLQLPFPLTGAQKRSIAEIEGDMAQEAPMLRLLQGDVGAGKTVVALEAMLVAVEAGAQAALLAPTEILARQHFETLRDMARPTGVEVALLTGRDKGRARESILMGLLDGSIQIVVGTHAIFQDSVNYRDLGLVVIDEQHRFGVAQRLQLARKGKRTPHTLAMTATPIPRTLTLAQYGEMDVSKLDEMPLGRQAIDTRVVGQDRLGEVVDAVGRHIESGQQAYWVCPMVHDSETTDLAAAEARYAVLRERFGDTVVLVHGQLEPAAKDAAMERFASGQAKLLVATTVIEVGVDVPAATLMVIEQAERFGLAQLHQLRGRVGRGSEKSVCLLLRGEALSETGRKRLALMRETQDGFRIAEEDLALRGGGELLGTRQSGDTPFRVADLEQIQRLLPIAHDDARLLIDRDGGLNSHRGEAARVLLYLFDRDWGVQLLRGG, from the coding sequence ATGCGCCCGGATATCCTCAACCCGCTGTTTGCTGAGGTCGATACGCTCGACGGCGTGGGGCCGAAGCTGAAGAAGCCGCTCGACAAGCTCGGTCTCACCCGGGTGCGCGATGTTGCCTACCACTTGCCCGACCGCTTCGTCACCCGGCGGGCGGTTCAGAACCTCGATGAAGCAGGCGAGGGTGAACAGATCGTCATTGCGCTTACCGCGACCGAGCACCGCCCATCGCGCAACAATCGCGGGCCGCACCGGGTGTTTGCGCAGGATGCGATCGGCAATATCTGCGCGCTGACCTATTTCGGGCGTGCCAGCTACACTGCCAAGAAGCTACTGCCGGTGGGCGAGCTGCGCTGGGTGGCGGGAAAACTGGAGCGCTATGGCGACATGCTGCAGATCGTCCATCCTGACCATGTGCTGGAGCAAGGCGGAGAGAGCCTGCAGCGATTGTGCGAGCCGGTCTATGCATTATCCGAAGGGCTTACCCAACCAAAGGTGGCGAGCCTGGTCGGACAAGCCCTGGGCAACCTACCACGGCTTCCCGAATGGATCGAACCGGGCCAGTTCGAGAAGCAGCAATGGCCGGACTGGGCCGATGCGCTCAAGTTGGCGCACAAGTCCGAAAACGCGCTGGCACGCGATCGGCTTGCCTATGATGAACTGCTCGCCAACAGCCTCGCGCTGATGCTGGTGCGGGCTGACAATCGCCAACGCAGGGGCAGGGCCTTGGTTGGCACTGGCCAACTGCGCAACAGGTTGCAACTGCCGTTCCCCCTTACGGGGGCGCAGAAGCGTTCAATTGCCGAGATCGAAGGCGACATGGCGCAGGAAGCGCCGATGCTGCGCCTGCTTCAAGGCGATGTCGGTGCGGGTAAGACTGTGGTCGCGCTCGAGGCCATGCTGGTCGCGGTCGAGGCCGGAGCGCAGGCGGCCTTGCTCGCCCCAACTGAAATCCTCGCCCGACAGCATTTCGAGACCCTGCGTGACATGGCTCGCCCGACGGGCGTGGAGGTTGCGCTGCTGACTGGCCGCGACAAGGGTCGGGCGCGCGAGAGTATCCTGATGGGCTTGCTCGACGGTTCGATCCAGATCGTGGTCGGCACACATGCGATCTTCCAGGATTCGGTGAACTATCGAGACCTTGGACTGGTGGTGATCGATGAGCAGCACCGCTTTGGTGTTGCCCAACGGTTGCAACTGGCTCGCAAGGGCAAGCGAACGCCGCATACGCTGGCTATGACCGCCACCCCAATCCCGCGCACGCTGACCCTCGCGCAATATGGCGAGATGGACGTCAGCAAGCTCGACGAAATGCCGCTCGGGCGTCAGGCCATCGATACCCGCGTTGTTGGGCAGGATCGGCTCGGCGAGGTCGTCGATGCAGTCGGGCGCCATATCGAAAGCGGCCAGCAGGCCTATTGGGTTTGCCCCATGGTGCATGACAGTGAGACCACTGACCTCGCCGCGGCCGAAGCGCGCTATGCGGTATTGAGGGAACGGTTCGGTGACACCGTCGTGCTGGTCCATGGCCAATTGGAACCGGCGGCCAAGGATGCCGCAATGGAGCGTTTCGCCAGCGGCCAGGCGAAATTGCTGGTTGCGACTACAGTCATCGAAGTCGGTGTCGATGTCCCAGCGGCTACGCTGATGGTGATCGAGCAGGCAGAGCGTTTCGGCCTCGCCCAGTTGCACCAACTGCGCGGCCGAGTAGGGCGTGGATCGGAGAAGTCCGTCTGTCTTCTGCTACGTGGGGAGGCCCTGTCAGAAACCGGACGGAAGCGCCTTGCCCTGATGCGCGAAACGCAAGACGGGTTCCGTATTGCCGAGGAGGACCTCGCGCTTCGCGGCGGCGGCGAGTTGCTGGGCACGCGGCAATCGGGCGACACGCCGTTTCGGGTTGCGGACCTTGAGCAGATACAGCGTCTGCTACCGATCGCTCATGATGATGCCCGCCTGCTGATAGATCGCGATGGCGGCCTCAACTCGCACCGCGGTGAAGCAGCGAGAGTGCTACTTTACTTGTTCGACCGTGACTGGGGCGTACAGCTTTTGCGAGGAGGCTAG